The Astyanax mexicanus isolate ESR-SI-001 chromosome 18, AstMex3_surface, whole genome shotgun sequence DNA window GGTGCTGTTCTATACCTCACCctcctccttttttctcttttttagcaGTGTCTGTCAGCCATGTGTTCCCCTACTCTGCTAGAAATATGAATAGTCACAAGCTAtccagcttttttctttttttttctccaagtgCAGAGGACAGAGGGGAAAAAAGGATCCACTGAATGGGCCTGTGCCGCATTTAACCTCTTTAACTGCTGATTTGCCCAGACTCTCTCATTATAGCCAAAATAATTACCGGTGAGGCTAATTCAGTGTCGTTCAAGCATGGTGTAATTGCTCTGTTAAAACATTGCTCTTGAGTGTTGCTCTTTGTTTGCAACTTTTGCTATTTGGCGACTGTCTAATGTTCTCCTGCTCACTAAAGCAGGCCTTTGGGACAGGGCTAAGGTCTGTGGGGCAGTCCTAGTTGCTTGACTGACCTACTTCTCTTTGTAACCTTTAGGTGGTTATGGCTCCACATGAGCCACCAGTGGTCTTTGTGGATAACTACATCAAGCTTCTTGCTGATGGCAACCCTGAGACGTTTCAGAAGATTCTAGACATGAAGGTAAGCCTCACTTTTTCTGGATAGGTTGGATATCTCTACcattcatgcttttttttatgcAATCCATCTATATCTACTCTACAGGGAATCCCTTTTAAAGGGGATCAATAATATGTTTGTGGGTTATGCCTAAATACCTTCCCTTTAGTGCTACTTCTGGAGCTTTTTTCTAAGTAAGCAAACAGCTGCTGTATAATTGCTGCTGCTATGCAAATTAATTTTGTACCATTAAGTGACTTTCTCTATTAAAGGTTAAGGTGCTCCTGATCTAGTTTTACTCGGGAAATACCAAGAAACTGTCTTACAGAGAACCACTCACACAAAGTTatctttgttttgttgttttgttcagAGGAGGTCTTGTATTGTCTTTGTAGTTCTTCTCACACTTAATtgtatgtgtgtctgtctctAAACATCTTCAGGGactgaagcgcagtgagcagaaCAGTATGCTGGAGCTCTTCAGACAGAGGTTACCCACTCCACCCTCCGGGCCAGATGGAGGACCCTCTCTGTCTTTCAGCGCTCCCACCCCTGAGCAGGAGTCCTCACGCATCCGCAAACTGGAGAAGCTCATCAAAAAAAGAATCCAGTGATCTCAATGTGGACTGATTCACCACTCAATATGCGTTCAGAGATCAAAGTGGTGTTATACACCCTTATGTAAAATGTGGTAAACGAGGACGTGCCTGTCCTGATACAAATCAGCTGTCTCATATCAGTAAAGTCAAAAATAAGAGTTCTCCATCCATGCATTAATGTGAACCTCATGATATGAAGGCTGTTAGATTGTGATGAAATTTCCACCAATGCATTGCTGGCATGAGTGAGTCATTTACCACTGTGTTTTTATGTGAAGCTTTCTTTTTTAGAACACTAATGCTCAGGCTCGCCATAGTGGCCGTAGCGTCATTTACGTTGCACATTTCTCTGAAATATGTTTGCACTTAAAGTAAAATGGATGGCAGAATCTGCTCGAAGTTGCCTGCTGCTACTTTGGCACAGATTCTTCCGGCCTGCCGAGTCTGAACATGAAATTGATTTAAGGGCAGTGCTTTCATTGAATGTCCCCCTCATTATTACAGTAAACGGTTGCTGGAGCTGCAGAATGGGTGTGTGGGGGACATAGTGCGTACAAAACTTGTAAAAGGTCTTTGGGCTCAGCAGCAGTGGAGCTCCAGGCAGTCTGTGCCAGAGAGGAACCTAGGATTTCCTCCAATTGTGTCCAATTTTCTCCAAATTGGACACAAACCAGCTGCCTTGTTTTTAATGTAGATAATTCATATACGGAATGCATGCATTTTTGGTTTGTggttgaaaaaattaaaaaagggtGACATGAATGAAAACCTGTGATAAACCATGCCTAGGATTGAATTTGGTATTTGTTCTTTAGccaaacatttagttttttttttttttgatgggggAATGAAAATTACAGTGAGTCCCTAGATTACGATCGGATCACTCAAATCAGATTCAGAGGTGGTCAGCAATGGCTTATGTCGACATTTATCACAAATATACACAGAATGGGTTTTCAGTGATCAGATTTAGCCAAgctaatagaaataaaataatagaaagaaTTTGATCAAAACATGTGCAGGTACTAtccaaaaacaaaacatgttcTTTGAGATTTTTGTCTTAGTATCAACAGACTTTAAGTACAGTATTTTCCGGAACATCTTAAAGTATATTGTATTGTTATTATAAGGGCCTCATGAAGATGACTTATAGAGTAACAGCTGATGATATCAATTGTCATGTTTATCTAAAGAGAAAGAAGAGTTTAATTTACTGTCCTCACTGTCTGTAATTGCTTTGCTGTTGATGCATACATGTCTGTAGATTGATTGTAGATTGTTTATGCGATGTGTGAGAGGCCTGGGCTTCTGACTTTGAAGTTCTGCTTATGATTATATCAATGATTATTCAGTCTGATGTGTATATACATTCCTGCCTACTGTTAATAGAAATGCAACTTTTATACTATAAATCACTCCTAATATAAGTGCTATAATTCTGTCAATAAAATGTGCAGCATTGGAAGAAAAAATGGAAGACCTGTCTTTAAAGGAGTATTTATTCTCCTGATCCGGGAGGGGAGGGGTTTGGTTCTCATGGGCCCCAAACTGTTTTCCCCCCCTCTAATTTTCACTCCAATCAGCAGTGGGGAGGCTCTTGTGAGGGCGGTCCTTTTTAAGCTGCCTGCTTGTAAAACAATGAAGAGCTTTGAGGTAGGACAGTTTTAAACTCCAGCCAGTTCTTGTGGTTGGTTTAGTTGGTGGTGTATTTTTGCTGCTACTTCAGAAAAGCTTGTGGATTTTCCTATTTAACACAAGTGTTCTAGCCTTAAGTGGGGAGCACTGGAGAGATTCAGGAGGTCTGGGGAATAAAAAAGGAAGGATCTACAGCAGTGAAAAGCTTCTTTAGAAAGTGATCCTCAGTGTGAAAGTACCTGTCAGAGTGAGGGGAGCTGCTGAACGCTACTGAAGGACTGTAGAACTCACTGGATAGAGTGTCTGTAAGACAGCAGCACAGTTCCTCTCGGGTTGGAGCTCTCtggtggagctggagctgaggggCAATGGTGGGAAGACTGAACCTGCACAATGTGTCTGACGACGAGCTTCTGGATATGAGTTTTAAAGCTGAGCGCACTCTGGACAGTCCGGACTCCGGACTGCCGCCCAGCCCCAGCCCCAGCCCCTGGCTACTGCCGGCGGGCAGCGAGAGGAGCAGCGGGGGCTCAGAGGACGAAGCCAGGGTGAGTACCTATAGCTAACAGGCACACTGAAAACCTCACAGTTAGCAGACAATTCAGCTTAGTCTTTACCTCTGAATAATGCTATTAAAGCTGAACTAATATCCACAGACACCCAGAGTGGATTTAGTTTATTTATGCTGCATCAGGTAGCAAGCAACTAGTGGgtgatttaacatttttattacatatgtACAACATGTTCtgatattttaaagcatttaataattcccatattatatacCATGTTATGTGTGTAGGTAGCTAAAATTAATGAATTAGTCTCATGCATGTAAAACTACAATACCTGAAAGTCCCTCAGATTTGTTAAAATGTAATTACTAACTTCATCTGTTTATTAAATTGTAATTTCATTTGTTCATCTCTAATTCCTAAATTCATGTTTATATATAACGAGACAAACAGTATCAATCTTGTGATTTTAAATAGGAATGTTTACCTCAGGTTTAGTTAAACAATTCAGAGGTGAATTCAGAAATTACAGTTTAAGAAATGTGAGGTGAATTCAGGAGTTATAGCTCAAGAAACGTGAAGTGAATTCCGgatttacagctcaataaacttGAGGTGAATTCAGGATTTGCAGCTCAAGAAGTGTAAGGTGAATTCCGGATTTACAGCTCAAGAAACGTAAGGTGAATTCAGGATTTACAGCTCAAGAAAAAATAGGTAAATTCGGGAACTATTGCTCAAGAAATGTGAAGCAAGTGAtctgaagaaaaagaaacaaattcaGGAGTAATTGCTCAGGAAATGTGAGGTGAATTCAAGAATTATTGTTTAAGGAAATGTGAAGTGAATTCAGGAGTGGCATATTTAGAAATTATGTGAATTTGGGAAATGCAGCTCAAGAAACTCAATGTGAATGTGCACTCATTCACCTCATTTATTTAGTTACAATGCCTGAGGTAAACATTTATATGCCAAGTTATTATGCTGATGCTATGTTTGTCTAGATATAATATCTAAACTCGGCCTTTATAATTTTATTCCAGGTTCCACCAAAACAATTGAAAGGTCTTCACCCATTCTCTTATGGGGAAGGAATTGAACTTGATCCTCTGCCTCCAAAAGAAATAAGGTGATTATCTTTCAGGTGCATAATGTCCatcatgttcattttttttttttgtgtacaaaCACGAGTTAAACACGTGTGGAACTTCTGGTTATTGTTGCAGATACACCTCATCAGTGCGCTATGACTCGGATCGCCACTTCATCCAGGACGTGTCTCTACAGCCCAAGGGTCTGGGTCTGGAGCTGTGCAGCCAGACTGTGTTGGCTCTGTCTCAGAGCACCTGGAGGCGTTACAAAACGCAGCTGGAGTTCCAGCCTCGTCAGCGGGTGCAGCGCTACCAGAGCACCACTATTGTATACCCCAAGCATGCCAGGACCCTCTACACCACCCACCTCAGTTATGATGGACGGAAGCTGTCCAAACGCTTCCTGTCCAGTGTGGAGCTGGAGGCGTCTGACTGTAGAGCCAGTCAGAACTGAAGGGTGATTGGCTTTTCAGAGATTTCTTACAAAGTATGCCTATCCTTAACCCTTTAAAGACTGATGCTCACAGTAATCGGGACAAATCTGGACTATTAACTATGAGTGGACTTCCTAAGACTGCCTGTTTTAACCCCCTGTTTCTTTTAGCATAATTGTTTTTAGCTGGGACTGTTATGGCTCTGGTTTAGAGAGATTAGCTTTGGCAAGTGGAGGGTTGGATTATGGAAATGGATCATATTTTCTAAGTAACATCTGCAGCCTTTTCTGTGACCCAAACTCTGTGAGATTCTATTACTTTGGGCTTTTTAATGCTGCTGCAGATGTTTGCTTGGTTTTGGTTAATGCTGAGATGATGCTCAGTGATGTTGGATCATTACTGACTGAGGGGTTTATTGGTAGTTTATTGGTAGTAAGGCAAACTGTATATAAAACCGTGCAGGGAAGTGACTTATGAGGATGAGATGATTTTACTTGTAATGCTGATATAAAATTAAACAGGTAAAAAGGCTGTTTTATGTAAGTTAATGGggtatctgtagtttgtttcaCTGATGATGTAAAGTGAGATAGCTGCACACATACATCAAGGAAAATGCTAGTATTGTAACATTGTATGGTCCAGGGTGACTATATATTTAGGTTTTCATGAAAAAACCTGCAAACCTGAAATCTGgcttttttaagtcaatttacacaaaatcataattttaaactGCATGTGTGCAGATATGTGGCTTTTCCTGTGCTTTTGTTCACCCTGCTCTGTTTTGAATGTGCACATGTTGAGATGTTTTACCCAGGTCTAACTTCACATTTATGTATCACAGGACTCAAGAATCTGTGCGCTCTCTCATGGATGGAAAATTATTTTCTTAAGAAACAGGGTAATATTGGATATTTTGCACAGTGCTAACAGGTCGAGAAGATATGGATTTGCATACCTGAAACCCAGGATCCACTAGAGTTCGACACACACTCTTCACATTCTATGTGCACTACTGTACGTCTATGTTTAGGCATATGTCATTTTCAAGATTTTATCACGTACCGTAATTCTTCCTTATGATTTTTTCTTTCTGAAAGTAATATGCCAAGTATATCACACTGCTTGGTTGTAATGtcttgtttgtttgggttttttatttttgctgcgAATAAGTGAGGAAATATGAATGGTTGTTCTGAGAGGGAGAACTGATCTcttatgaatgtgtgtgtttgtgtgtgtatatatgtttgaatTGCAGCACTTGTAGACAATCCCATTTCTTTTAATGTAATGACTTTACCAGTTCAGAGGCACTTCAATTTAATCATGTCATATGAAAATCACTGTTTTCAgtatatttatttcagttttccgAATATTGTTGCCCTGTTGAATATTCAGATGAATAGAAAGGGGTATAGGACAAATCGTACAAAACACATTAGTTTCAGGCTGAAATAAACATGGGCTTTTTCCAACAAGTACTgtgatgtgattttgttgaatAGTTTGGGTGTTTTAAAATGTGTGGAGACAGCAGGACAGTACCAGCAATTTAGACGCCTATTCATTATACTCTGACGCCCCCTAGAGGTGAGAAAATGGGGGTATGTGAAAATCCTGCTGGAAAGGATTAATATAACCACACGTGTgcataaatattacaaaatagtTTTATAGTCCAAACTTGTCATATCTTtctgattatatttatatttagatatataataAACATCTACCTAAGCATATCTGTttgatgttttattcatttagatACTTACATTTAGATATTAATGAAATACAAGATATTTCATTAATATTCAGTAATATTCAGTACTAATAAACAGAACTTAAATACACAGTAAATGGTCACTGTCTTTTAGCTGCTACTTTGGATTGTTTGCAGTTTGACTgtttaagttatttattttgtttccatCATAAATTAGTTTCCCTCAGTGTCAGTGTTGTGTTAATCTGTAAcatataataattagttgagatgtTCTGTAGTTAGTAATGTTAACTGACACTAGtttagacattattaatcattaatttttTATCTGATGTCTTCGTTCATTAATATTTACAACATACTTAAGCATTAACATTTAATAATGTCTTagtatcaattaataattagttgatacATTCCtttaccatttaacaatgtttattactgcctTAAGTAGGATGAACAaggatattggaattatattggtATCGACACAAGCGACACTGGCCGCACTTCTACAACTGGCAGACACTGTAGTAAGTAATAAAGTAccgtacaaatactttgtttccTTACTTATATAGATAtttaggttatctatactttactggagaaatgatttttacattttcacacaattatttgaATTTTCTacatcttacattttaaaaatagtcttgttactcctatttattttttatttgttttattccggcttctcatcattgaaaaaaaaaaaaactatccagataAATATCTCCATCCCGATagagtaaatttgactttgaTTGGATGTGAAGTATTAacataccattccgacaccctattggttgaTAGGCAATCCACATGCACTATTTAACCCTGTGACGTGGCCAAAGCTTTTGTTCCTAATGCCATTTTCCCCcttaattacttttacttttatactttaagcagttttgaaagcagtatgtttacacttttacttaaaaaataaaggcTTGAGTtaattttaaaccctagtatctatgacttctacctgagtaatgaatgtgaatacttttcacacctttggacACTGGCCAATTCActgatttaaagctccactaggtaggattgagattttgtgctcgtggcccccccccccccccccaccgttgtagagtgtaataaatgtttcaggcggattagtttctctttctcgttttctggctttcacagacatattcggtctctttccagcttctgccagagcgactgtatgttagtttgtaaagaatgaaccagtaatctttgtagaactgttagaactaaaggtcggaaagcaggtcgcagttctcccgagcgttggtcgcggccgcctctgaaaacatacaaagtctggtttgagctcagagagCACTGCGTGCTATTCCTCCTaatacacctcaatgcagcgctgcagtgagtttcaagctgtaattttacttctttaaaaagataaaaaaatctaGGAAattctacctagtgctgctttaagctaAATTTAGTTCATTACTTTATTCGTTAAGTTATAAATGTATACTGGGGTGTGTAGTGTCTCTAAAAGATAGAAATGTTTATATGCATCAAAATCTTAAGTTTTaccttattattaaatatttctttacTATTTTATGTTTGGGACATTTATAATCAAATTCGATTTCTAATGTAAACACGCTGTATTAAAAACTAGAATGCGTTGCCGTAGTGATTCACGTGTGAGCCAATGGTGTTGCGGGGGCGTGCCCTAAACTGGAGGCATGTCCAGgcataacacaaacacacaggaagTGAGTCAGAACATGAAGATCTATAGCTAGTAAATAGAGAGaggtgtgagtaagtgagtgatggGACCTGTGATACCTTTAATACGCGCGTGATTATCACAACATGTGAACACGTGATTACAGCAGCAGTATAATCACCAGTACTCTGTAATAGTGATGAGagtctgagctgctgctgctgctgttatcaTGGAGTCTCAGAGTGAAGAGTGGGACAACATCAGCGACTCTGAGCTCCTGGATATCGATCTAGATCACTACAGCTCAGGTAATTATCACACCATGATCATTACTACATTAATAATTTTAAACACCAGAAATACTAACCTTATGACCAGCTAAGTTACCAGCGCCTGCTCACACTCAGTAGACAGTTGTAGATTGTATtagcttagctagcgttagcttagtaTGTTCATACAGagagatttgtaaaaaaaaaacttgctttaGTTAAAATTAAGAGTATTTTTATATGGTTTATTGATTTACTAATGAATCTGTAGTATCTAAACATGTATGGTCAGTAGATGTTCAGGCTCGCTGTGGTCACGAGGCGGCGCTGTTGTTGTTTTGTTGAATTATTATCACGTGTCTGCTGCTGTGTGATAAGTCAGTATCTACACTACAAGGTTTCTTCTGTTTTAGTTTGATAGCGTTAAATATGTCTTATGTAACGTATTTCAATGCTTTAGTTAAGCCGTTCTGTTTTCACATGTCCAGTCTGTTTGCTAAAATCTAGTCAAGCttgttttttgtgatattgtcTCTTTTTCATTTGAATTGATTAATTTGTTTCACACTGCTACATATAAATTAAGCCAAATTATAGCCTACACAGGAGTTTTGATTGTGTTGTACACTCCCCTGATTGCAATATTAATGTGGTCCTAAACTGGACTACATATGGCATTTACATATCACTTTATCACTTggaattaataatttataaaaaaaaaactatatataataaaataataattaaaataattacaaaataattaatcttataattaatttgtaatttaataatttccataattagtatatttttttctttttacagaatTCCCATTTACAGCTTCTGAATGAAACTACAATTAATTTTATATGCAattctggtcaaaatttttagaaaacCCACTTTAATAACCAGCAATGGTAAAAAATACAGTGTACAAATTTAGGcagtaaatttttttttaaggccTTTAAAAGACCATTAAACCCCCTGTTTTTTGCTGACTCTACTCTCAGCTCAATTtgaaaaatgccttaaaaaaaaaaagaggggtagtttaagaggggcactgggtgatgtatgggtttaaagtCAGAGCAGGAGTGAAAGCTGATTGAGGTCATAgaggttttttaaaaaaaataataatactacttttagtgttgtaaaaaatgtaataaaataaaggcATGATTATTCTTCAACAAAAAATTGTTAACACCATACAGCTGGTacgtagcaatggaaataaactgagcactggaaattgatttttaaaaatgtatatttaccaAGCCTTAATCTGTAGTAAAGCAATGCTGGTACATATCATGTTACTGCAGTCtccactgcagcatttacacacttacacacagctcaTTAACacattcatcataataactagaaaaacacacagaaacacagagaactctgtgaATATTAAAAGTATGAgccttgtatttaaaaaaaaaatcagaggaaTGGTGAGCACTGTTTCCTACACCAGAGGAAACTGGTACACAGGAAGAGGTTTGACTGACCCACATGGTAACTtagctttagctcagcttaacactgaaataagtctcagtttcagcaatgAAGAGAAGacagtctgacaggtgaagtgcagtaatgaAATTATTATCTGTCTGTTAGAGATGTGTACATTTAAAGGTTTGGCCAACAGTAATGTTGCTTTCAGGGTCTGTTACTATGACtcttatttttacagtgtttgtaCTTATTCATGTTTCAGATGAACAACCTAAGCCATCCTGTAGCAAACCTGACACCAGTAAAGACACTGTGAACGCCATAATTTCCTTACCATCAGATCACAGGTAAATTGTAGCTGAAACAAAAACCTAATGTTAATAATCTCCAAAAAGCGACACAGGAGAGAAATAAGGCCTTCTTCACTTTCAATGGAATAGTTAATATCAGGTAATTTTTCATCATTGAATGACAAataaagcctcttgacttgaagAAATGTCaatagtgtaagggacagtttgtgtgttatataattatgtagtaaactaaaagtcgACAAAAATGGGAATAATTGTCTTTCATTGACAGCGGTAATATGTGCATGCATATACGGGAACagtttaaagtaaaattaaagttatttttatcagatcagggtatctgcagattcataaaaaaatactttttatttgtgtcaaaatgtttaaaatccaTCTCCCAAAGTCTTAAAATGGTCCAGAGACCCTAAAAACATTTCATGGGGGTTAGATAACCTTAATTTTTGATTGTACCCTAATTTAAGTGTACAAACAGTTCCAGTTTTGGTTCTAATTTTGGTCTGTCAGACAACAGGAGTTACAAGATTACTGTAAAGTCTGTACATTTTGTATTATTGTGTGATTTTTGCTTTTTACTTGCAAAAGCGATCTTAATTTTGTCTTAATTCTGTGAGgtattaaaaagtgtaaaaacaaaacTGTCAATGTAAACGGCCTTGAACAACCCCCACAACAAACAAAACATGGGGAAACATAAGTGATTTTTTGTTTgctagtgtgaacgcagggttagccTGCTTATGTAACATTAATACATTGCTCTGATTCAGTGTCCCTTACAGAATTCAATAACTGTAAATCTGTCAAAAATGTAGTAATACAGATGTACTGAAAATCACCAATATTGTGTAGAATTATGCATTTTGTGACTTTTTACCCTCCTTACTAATAATGTGTCATACTACAAGTCTTTACTAGAGTCTTTCTCTGCTCTGTAGTTCTTGATAGATAATAGTTCTATTGTGTTGAGCTGCAGATTGCAGTTTCTGGTGTGGGGTGGTAACTGAATAATGTGCAGGGGCTGCTCAGTATATAATGGTCAGTATTGTCTGTGTCCTGGCTGTCAGGAATGAACTGGGCC harbors:
- the rflnb gene encoding refilin B; amino-acid sequence: MVGRLNLHNVSDDELLDMSFKAERTLDSPDSGLPPSPSPSPWLLPAGSERSSGGSEDEARVPPKQLKGLHPFSYGEGIELDPLPPKEIRYTSSVRYDSDRHFIQDVSLQPKGLGLELCSQTVLALSQSTWRRYKTQLEFQPRQRVQRYQSTTIVYPKHARTLYTTHLSYDGRKLSKRFLSSVELEASDCRASQN